AAAAAAAAAATGAATTGAATTGAGTAATAACAGAATATAAATTTGTTACATCTTCAATAATGCAGAATGGCCAAATGCTTATTAAAACAGGCAGAATGAAAAATATATTATTTTTCTGTATAACGCTTGGTGCAATTAGTGTCAGGGCGCAAATTTTGCCCGGCAAGGAATCTGGCACTGATTCAAAGTATCCTATTAACAAATCTTTAAAAGGTAATGGAATGGTCTTTACTCAAAATAAAGGACAGATAGTTGATATGAACCAACAGGCGCGCCCTGATGTATTGTATAAAGGTAATGGTGGCGGGATTGATGTGTATTTGCGCAAAACAGGAATAAGTTATGTATGCAGTAACCTGGGCAAAGAGCTGCACGAAATTAAAGAGCAAGTAGAAGAAAAAGAAAAGAAAGACCACTTATCCAAACATGAAGCACAGGAACTAAAAAATAAATTAGAACAGGAGGCAGAAATAAAAATACACCGGTTAGATGTTGACTTTGTAGGAGCAAACCCTAGCCCGGAAATACAAACAGCCGATCAGGTAGAAGGCTATACAAATTATTACTATGCCCACTGCCCGCAAGGAATCACTAATGTTTATTCATATAACACTATAATTCAGAAAAATGTGTACAAAGGGGTTGATGTAAAATATTATGGAGGAAAAGAACATGGATTAAAGTATGACATCGTGGTAAATCCGGGCGCCGATCCACATCAAATAAAATTAAAATATTCAGGAGCAGAAGTCATGCTGGAAAATGAAATATTAAAAGTTAAAACTCCTTTAGGAGATGTTATAGAATACTTACCAAAAGTATATCAGGTAATAAATGGAAAAATTGTAGATGTAGAAGCTAAATATGTGTTAACTCTCATTTCAGAAGTTGAAACGTATGTTAACTTCTCGGTTGCTGGATATAATTCCTCATATCCGTTGATTATTGATCCATATTGGGCAACATATTTTGGAGGAGATAAGTCAGAGTTTGGTACCGGGATTGCTACAGATCCGAATGGTAATGTAGTTATTTCCGGAACTACTTATGGTGGTATTTTTCCTGCTGTGGCGAGTGGCGTCAATATAGTTTGGCAACCAGTTTTTGGGGGAGATGTTGCAGACGCCTTCGTGGCGAAATTCAATCCGACCGGTAACCTATTATGGGCAACCTTTTATGGGGGAAACAAACGGGATGAAGGTACCGGAATAGGTACTGATTTTTCAGGCAACATTGTTCTTACTGGTTGGACTCAATGGATTATGCCGGGTGTGAGTTTTCCAACCGGAGCAAGTGCGGGTAATGTAATTTGGCAGAGTGCCGGAGGAGGAGGGAATGAGGCATTTATAGTAAAGTTCGACGCGAATGGTAATCGCCTGTGGGCTACCTTATACGGGGGGAATAAATGGGATCAGGGGAATAGTATTGCAACAGATCTTAACGGTAATGTGATTATTACGGGTTTTACATTGGGTGGGACATTCCCTATGGCAAAAACAGGTGTAAATATTGTCCAACAAGCGACTTTTGGGGGAGGTTTTGATGATGCTTTCCTTGTGAAGTTTTCCCCCACCGGAGGACTTCTATGGGCCACATATTGTGGAGGGGCAAGCGATGATGAAGGGAATGATATTGCCACAGATAGCGGAGGCAATATTGTTATTACGGGATGGACTGCCTCGGTCAATTTTCCAATACTCACTTTGGCATTAGCATACTCACAGGCTCCTGGCGGTGCAGATGCATTTGTAGTGAAATATAATACCGGTGGCGTACTTATTTGGTCAACTTATTATGGAGGAACTTCCACAGAGAAGGGTGTGGGTATTGCAACAGACTATGCAGACAATATTGTTATTACCGGATATACTTTTTCGACCGATTTTCCGGTTGGGGCAACTGCTGGAAATGTTATTCACCAGTCATCTTTATTAGGAACTGGGTGGGCTGCAGATGCCATTGTTGTAAAATTCGACAAGAATGGTTTGCGTCAGTGGGCCACATACTATGGGATTAGTAATCCCGCAAGTGTTTTTGGAGCATGGGCAGATGACATTGCTACTGACGGAGATAATAATATTTTCCTTTTAATGGAAGAAGAAGACACATATATTAATCCTGTCATTATTTCTACTCTCGCTGATGTATGTGCCTGGCAACCAAATTTTGGCGGCAAAGAAGATCAAATCATTGTAAAATTCGTGGCGAATGGGGAAAAAAAATGTGCAACTTATTTGGGTGGAACTGGTGAAGACGATATAGATTCTGGTGGAGGAATAGCCATTTTTGGTAATTCGTTGTTTATAACAGGATATAATTTAGATGGAGGGTATCCGGTCAGTGCTGGTGCATGGCAAACAGTTAAGGATATATGGGCTTCAGATGCCTTTGTAGCCTCCTTATGCACTAATATTTGTGAGGGTAAAATTCTTAGTTTAGACTTCTCGGAAAGCACCAATGATATATGCCCCAATATACCTATTACTTTTACGCCTACCGTTGCTAACTCCTGTGATACCACAGGCTATAAATTTCATTGGGTATTTACAGGAGGTAATCCTGCAACTTCCGATTCTGTAAAACCAACAATTTTATTTTCCCATGCAGGAACTCATGATGTTAAATTAGTGGTTACCACAATTTGTAAAAAGGATAGTATTGTAAAAATCAATAACATTACCGTCAACAGTTGCGGCTGTTCGTTATCTTCCCAAACAAACGTGAATACCAATGTTAGTTGTAATGGAGGTAATAATGGAAGTGCTACTGTTGTAATAAGCAATGGCAGCGGTGGAAACTATACTTATAAATGGAGCAATGGAAGTACTGGTATAACCACAGCTACAAGTATTTCCGTTACAGGCTTATCAGCAGGAGTATATACAGTAACTATTTCAGGGGGAATGTGTACATCTTCTTCCACAGTAACAATAATTTCACCCCCACCTATAATAGGCCAATTTACCAAA
This window of the Bacteroidota bacterium genome carries:
- a CDS encoding SBBP repeat-containing protein, which translates into the protein MKNILFFCITLGAISVRAQILPGKESGTDSKYPINKSLKGNGMVFTQNKGQIVDMNQQARPDVLYKGNGGGIDVYLRKTGISYVCSNLGKELHEIKEQVEEKEKKDHLSKHEAQELKNKLEQEAEIKIHRLDVDFVGANPSPEIQTADQVEGYTNYYYAHCPQGITNVYSYNTIIQKNVYKGVDVKYYGGKEHGLKYDIVVNPGADPHQIKLKYSGAEVMLENEILKVKTPLGDVIEYLPKVYQVINGKIVDVEAKYVLTLISEVETYVNFSVAGYNSSYPLIIDPYWATYFGGDKSEFGTGIATDPNGNVVISGTTYGGIFPAVASGVNIVWQPVFGGDVADAFVAKFNPTGNLLWATFYGGNKRDEGTGIGTDFSGNIVLTGWTQWIMPGVSFPTGASAGNVIWQSAGGGGNEAFIVKFDANGNRLWATLYGGNKWDQGNSIATDLNGNVIITGFTLGGTFPMAKTGVNIVQQATFGGGFDDAFLVKFSPTGGLLWATYCGGASDDEGNDIATDSGGNIVITGWTASVNFPILTLALAYSQAPGGADAFVVKYNTGGVLIWSTYYGGTSTEKGVGIATDYADNIVITGYTFSTDFPVGATAGNVIHQSSLLGTGWAADAIVVKFDKNGLRQWATYYGISNPASVFGAWADDIATDGDNNIFLLMEEEDTYINPVIISTLADVCAWQPNFGGKEDQIIVKFVANGEKKCATYLGGTGEDDIDSGGGIAIFGNSLFITGYNLDGGYPVSAGAWQTVKDIWASDAFVASLCTNICEGKILSLDFSESTNDICPNIPITFTPTVANSCDTTGYKFHWVFTGGNPATSDSVKPTILFSHAGTHDVKLVVTTICKKDSIVKINNITVNSCGCSLSSQTNVNTNVSCNGGNNGSATVVISNGSGGNYTYKWSNGSTGITTATSISVTGLSAGVYTVTISGGMCTSSSTVTIISPPPIIGQFTKGTADCTGCGCKEWIMVNATGGTNPYIYNWPDGYINRYKNTLCPGTYSVNVKDKNGCSIIVNVTAP